In the Juglans microcarpa x Juglans regia isolate MS1-56 chromosome 6D, Jm3101_v1.0, whole genome shotgun sequence genome, one interval contains:
- the LOC121236096 gene encoding uncharacterized protein LOC121236096, whose product MKKKPELSDEQELEILKAVAQAWQSHSGSSRPMAEFDAHKQNFKGKPSRFRQEFEAMSSKKSSDNGTKVVTWDFGQSLCDSYEIVTLSKRLETGLVSDNPFTALNDLEGGVHRRHKEKGRNSLRNLFKVMSSRLHSTTSVFPSSFEKREQCFP is encoded by the exons ATGAAGAAAAAGCCAGAGCTTAGTGATGAGCAAGAGCTTGAAATCCTCAAGGCTGTGGCTCAAGCGTGGCAGAGCCACTCCGGCAGCTCTCGGCCGATGGCTGAGTTTGATGCACACAAGCAGAACTTCAAAGGCAAGCCATCTCGATTCAGGCAAGAATTCGAAGCAATGAGCAGCAAAAAATCGTCGGATAATGGCACAAAGGTTGTAACTTGGGATTTCGGGCAATCGTTATGCGACTCCTATGAGATTGTCACCTTGTCCAAAAGATTAGAGACAGGGCTTGTTTCGGATAACCCGTTTACTGCCTTGAATGATCTCGAAGGTGGTGTCCATAGGAGGCACAAGGAAAAGGGTAGGAATAGCCTAAGAAACTTGTTCAAAGTGATGTCTTCG AGGTTGCACAGCACAACATCTGTGTTTCCcagttcttttgaaaaaagggaACAGTGCTTCCCCTAA
- the LOC121236097 gene encoding uncharacterized protein LOC121236097 isoform X2 yields MSYPDLQHQYGLEPIAIITFHDHYHDPFQSRKIMLRVLSDVPQYQNNLRTFNSKATYQEEDDPDALHINHSKNLTPKFLEKLDDLEETSSDEEADGHIKIKHKYRELRKLRRSIVRLLSHELSK; encoded by the exons ATGAGTTACCCTGATCTCCAGCACCAGTATGGCTTGGAACCAATTGCCATCATCACTTTTCATGATCATTACCATGATCCTTTTCAAAGTAGGAAGATCATGCTTAGAGTTCTCAGTGATGTCCCCCAATACCAAAATAATCTCAGGACCTTCAATAGCAAGGCAACTTatcaagaagaagatgatcctgATGCTCTCCATATAAATCATTCCAAGAATCTAACTCCCAAGTTCCTAGAAAAGCTTGACGACCTTGAAGAAACCAGCTCGGACGAGGAAGCCGATGGCCACATTAAGATTAAGCACAAGTACAGAGAACTTCGCAAGC TTAGAAGAAGCATAGTTAGGCTCTTGAGTCATGAACTTTCGAAGTGA
- the LOC121236097 gene encoding uncharacterized protein LOC121236097 isoform X1, with protein MSYPDLQHQYGLEPIAIITFHDHYHDPFQSRKIMLRVLSDVPQYQNNLRTFNSKATYQEEDDPDALHINHSKNLTPKFLEKLDDLEETSSDEEADGHIKIKHKYRELRKLRRSIVRLLSHELSK; from the exons ATGAGTTACCCTGATCTCCAGCACCAGTATGGCTTGGAACCAATTGCCATCATCACTTTTCATGATCATTACCATGATCCTTTTCAAAGTAGGAAGATCATGCTTAGAGTTCTCAGTGATGTCCCCCAATACCAAAATAATCTCAGGACCTTCAATAGCAAGGCAACTTatcaagaagaagatgatcctgATGCTCTCCATATAAATCATTCCAAGAATCTAACTCCCAAGTTCCTAGAAAAGCTTGACGACCTTGAAGAAACCAGCTCGGACGAGGAAGCCGATGGCCACATTAAGATTAAGCACAAGTACAGAGAACTTCGC AAGCTTAGAAGAAGCATAGTTAGGCTCTTGAGTCATGAACTTTCGAAGTGA
- the LOC121234564 gene encoding uncharacterized protein LOC121234564 — MGIDIIIRDEEGEALVVVCDLKINVVNAAIAESFALRKAVELCSELNIQKAIFEGDANKVVEAVQSEKEAVFAFSSIIDDVKFLFRNRTDWFIQFVSRKKNTVAHTLAKKALAIGEELVWIEEVLDFIVGCLHNDTSYNA, encoded by the coding sequence atgggGATTGATATCATTATAAGAGATGAAGAAGGAGAGGCTTTAGTGGTTGTGTGTGATCTCAAGATTAATGTAGTAAATGCAGCTATTGCAGAAAGTTTTGCATTGAGGAAAGCAGTTGAATTGTGCTCAGAGCTCAATATTCAAAAAGCTATCTTTGAAGGCGATGCAAACAAAGTAGTTGAGGCTGTACAGAGTGAAAAGGAAGCTGTCTTTGCTTTTAGCTCTATCATTGATGATGTAAAGTTTCTCTTCAGGAATAGAACAGATTGGTTTATTCAATTTGTTAGTAGGAAAAAGAACACAGTAGCTCATACTTTAGCTAAGAAAGCTTTAGCGATAGGAGAAGAACTAGTTTGGATAGAAGAGGTCCTAGATTTCATTGTGGGATGCCTTCATAATGATACAAGTTATAATGCTTAA
- the LOC121234565 gene encoding uncharacterized protein LOC121234565: MVRKENPENEVENEGNMVMDKERKEAWCLLKTMKPSGNEGWCIVGDFNEIITNDGKWGGKARPENQMEMFREFMRGGNLFDLGWRGDKFTWSNSYTDATFTKERLDRAVANPQWMNTYTESWVEVMVARTSDHKPLKAFQRWNKNKKQMHEQEVEEKTKTLQLLQAMENGSNVEELRKVTKELHLELEKEDLWWKQRAKRSWLFQTTNPSQEEIEMCLVGMSKRVTTKMNRRLSRRFTPTEVEEVVKQMAPLKAPGPDGFGPCFYQNHWDVVSEEVCRAALDILNGNPIDPGLNYTYLALIPKSVNPKKVIKYRPISLCNVMYKIVSKAISNRFKLVLSEVISPSQSAFLPGRLINDNVIVAYELLHSMKSRKKGRIGSMAMKLDMSKAFDRVEWDVLKAVLTKLGFCKKWTDLVMKCGLSSLLDFYEKSKLIRGVQVARGGTSINHLLFTDDCILFGRANIEEWRKIQEILLVYEKASGQFLNKGKTSVFFSNNTQLADKQAIKEAGNSFVCGTHEKYLGLPAMVGKSRYNTFRNLKEKIWQKISSWKNIFLSQAGKEVLIKAVLQSIPTFTMGVFKLPIELCKEINGMLSKFWWGSQQEGRGMVWKKWKNMNIQKGRGGMGFRDLESFNAALLAKQGWRILKYPLSLAAVLLKEKYFRHGNFLDAKLGAQPSLVWRSIWSAKVLLREGLRWKVGDGKKINIWGPKCLTSPTTFAVQSPVSLLQKDAKVEELIDRQKGEWNETMIRTIFSEEEVEQILCMPLSRGRAKDKIFWGPTKKGLFTVRSAYFLHMELKERNKGESSTEKKVGDIWKSIWDLEIPGVTKLFLWKAANSLLPTKVNLYRRNISMDKRCPMCDAEEESLIHILWECPAANDLWGNDASYVKKWTRSEVNFLELWEQLRCQLSKNQLEEVAVMLRKVWLRRNEWIFEKRLACPRNYFITTRVALQEFQEIQVKASQNRQKEAQQRISV; this comes from the exons ATGGTGAGAAAGGAAAATCCTGAGAATGAAGTAGAGAATGAAGGCAACATGGTGATGGATAAGGAG AGAAAAGAGGCATGGTGTTTACTTAAAACTATGAAACCCAGTGGCAATGAGGGCTGGTGTATAGTAGGAGACTTCAATGAAATTATTACTAATGATGGGAAGTGGGGAGGAAAGGCTAGACCAGAAAACCAAATGGAAATGTTTAGAGAATTCATGAGAGGTGGAAACTTGTTTGATCTGGGTTGGAGAGGTGACAAGTTCACCTGGAGTAATTCCTATACAGATGCAACCTTCACTAAAGAAAGGCTAGATAGAGCCGTGGCGAATCCTCAATGGATGAACACTTATACTGAGTCTTGGGTGGAAGTGATGGTGGCTAGAACTTCAGACCATAAGCCACT GAAAGCATTTCAAAGATGGAATAAAAACAAGAAGCAAATGCACGAGCAGGAAGTAGAGGAAAAAACCAAGACCTTACAACTTCTACAAGCTATGGAAAATGGAAGTAATGTGGAGGAACTCAGGAAGGTCACTAAAGAGCTGCATCTAGAACTAGAGAAGGAGGATCTTTGGTGGAAGCAACGAGCAAAGAGAAGCTG GCTGTTTCAAACTACTAACCCAAGTCAGGAGGAGATTGAAATGTGTCTAGTGGGAATGAGTAAGAGAGTAACTACAAAAATGAATAGAAGGCTGTCAAGAAGGTTCACACCAACAGAAGTGGAGGAAGTTGTGAAGCAAATGGCCCCATTAAAAGCCCCTGGTCCAGATGGATTTGGACCAtgtttttaccaaaatcattggGATGTAGTTTCTGAAGAAGTGTGTAGAGCTGCACTTGATATACTAAATGGTAACCCTATTGATCCTGGCCTCAATTATACCTACCTAGCTTTGATCCCTAAATCTGTGAACCCCAAAAAAGTTATTAAGTACAGACCTATAAGTTTGTGCaatgtaatgtataaaatagtttctaaagctATCTCCAACAGATTCAAACTTGTCTTATCTGAGGTTATTTCCCCCTCCCAAAGTGCTTTCCTGCCTGGTAGACTTATTAATGACAATGTCATAGTAGCCTACGAGTTATTGCATTCTATGAAGagtagaaagaaagggagaataGGAAGTATGGCTATGAAGTTAGACATGTCTAAGGCTTTTGACCGAGTAGAGTGGGATGTTTTAAAAGCCGTTTTGACTAAACTTGGCTTCTGTAAAAAGTGGACAGATTTGGTGATGAAATGT GGACTGAGCAGTTTGCttgatttttatgaaaagagtAAGCTCATAAGAGGGGTGCAAGTGGCTAGAGGAGGGACTAGTATCAATCATCTGCTGTTCACAGATGATTGTATCTTATTTGGAAGGGCTAACATTGAGGAATGGAGGAAAATTCAAGAAATTCTCTTGGTTTATGAAAAGGCCTCTGGACAGTTCCTTAACAAAGGAAAAACTTCTGTTTTTTTCAGCAATAATACTCAGTTGGCAGACAAGCAGGCCATTAAGGAAGCTGGAAACTCTTTTGTTTGTGGCACTCATGAAAAATATCTTGGTCTCCCTGCTATGGTAGGAAAATCAAGGTACAACACTTTCAGAAACCTAAAGGAGAAGATTTGGCAGAAAATTTCtagttggaaaaatattttcttgtctCAAGCTGGAAAAGAAGTGCTTATCAAGGCTGTTTTACAGTCTATTCCAACCTTCACTATGGGAGTTTTTAAACTCCCTATTGAACTTTGCAAGGAAATCAATGGTATGCTTTCTAAATTCTGGTGGGGAAGTCAGCAGGAGGGGAGAGGGATGGTAtggaagaaatggaaaaatatgaatattcaGAAAGGCAGAGGGGGAATGGGTTTTAGAGACTTGGAAAGCTTTAATGCTGCACTCCTTGCTAAACAAGGATGGAGAATACTCAAATATCCACTGTCCTTGGCAGCAGTTTtactcaaagaaaaatacttcAGACATGGAAATTTTTTGGATGCTAAGCTGGGTGCTCAACCCTCTTTGGTATGGAGGAGCATATGGTCTGCAAAGGTCCTTTTGAGAGAAGGTCTTAGGTGGAAAGTGGGAGATGGGAAGAAGATTAATATATGGGGGCCCAAATGCCTAACTAGTCCCACTACTTTTGCTGTCCAGTCCCCAGTGTCTCTACTGCAGAAAGATGCCAAAGTGGAAGAGTTAATTGACAGACAGAAAGGAGAGTGGAATGAAACAATGATAAGAACCATATTCTCGGAGGAAGAAGTTGAACAGATCCTTTGTATGCCATTGAGTAGAGGTCGAGCAAAGGACAAGATCTTTTGGGGGCCAACTAAGAAGGGTCTGTTTACAGTCAGAAGTGCATATTTTTTGCACATggaattaaaagaaagaaacaaaggagAGAGTTCAACAGAAAAGAAAGTAGGTGACatatggaaaagcatttggGACCTCGAGATACCAGGTGTGACAAAACTTTTCTTATGGAAAGCTGCAAACAGCCTGCTGCCAACAAAAGTAAACCTTTACAGGAGAAATATATCAATGGACAAAAGATGCCCTATGTGTGATGCAGAAGAAGAATCTCTTATTCATATTCTGTGGGAATGCCCTGCAGCAAATGATTTATGGGGTAATGATGCAAGTTATGTCAAGAAGTGGACTAGATCAGAGGTGAATTTCCTGGAACTTTGGGAACAACTCAGATGTCAACTAAGCAAGAACCAGCTAGAAGAGGTGGCAGTGATGCTAAGGAAGGTCTGGCTCAGGAGAAATGAATGGATCTTTGAGAAGAGATTGGCTTGCCccagaaattattttattaccaCGAGAGTAGCCTTGCAAGAGTTTCAGGAAATACAAGTTAAAGCTTCTCAAAACAGACAGAAGGAGGCACAACAGAGAATTTCAGTGTAG